The Mus pahari chromosome 2, PAHARI_EIJ_v1.1, whole genome shotgun sequence genomic interval TACTGTGTTCCAGCCCTGAATTGGTGATGAGTGCAATATTTTGATCATCAGAACTCAATGAACTATCTCAGGATTGTCTGTCAGTCATCAGGACTCAGTGAGTGAGTGTCTCCGGTCATCCTGCCCTCACGATTCTGATGGGCACTGGTTTCCTTCTGGAGTCATGAACTGCACCTTGGGCACCATAAGGGAAGAATTATTCCTCCGGATGGAGTTGCTTCTCCTCATGGAGTTGTTTCTTCTCATGGAGTTGCGCTTCCTCAGAGAATTCTGGTGCGACAGTTCACTCTTTTGGAGCGTCTGAATCAGGATGGAAGGCTTCTCATCCAGCTCCCGGGCACTGCACCGTGGCGCAGCCACTCTCACAGTATTACCAAATTTAGAATAGTCCACAGAGTACACGCCCTCCTCCTCGGTCACAATTGACACGAAGCGGTGTCCCCACTGGATCTCCTCCGCAATGTAGGAGGTCCGCGCTTGCGTGGTGATGCCCGTGGTTTCTACCACGCCCTCGAGAATCACTATGACCTCCAGGTCTTGATTGGCAAGGTCAGTTGCTGAGATATCATACAGGGGGCTACGCTTATCAATCACATGGCAGATGATCAATGGGGCCACTAGGAAGATATTATTGCTCTCGATGGGATTATCAACAGGAATGTCCTGCTGATGAATAGGCACCACCTCCCCTTCTGGCGTTGTGGTTTTCTTGACCACCTGGATGCGCACCGAAGCGCTAATGATCATGCTCTTCCTCAGGTCACCCACCCGGAACATGAAGCACAGCTTGCCATTGCGGACCGCAATCACAGCATGGCGGCTGAAAATCAGCGTCTCTGCCCTTCTGTGGGCCTGCGCCGTTTTCATAAAGATGCAGCCCAACATGACCGCGTTGATGATCAGACCCACGATGTTCTGCAGAATCAAAACTGTGATGGCCAGAGGGCATTCCTCAGTCATCATTCTCCCTCCAAACCCAATGGTCACTTGAACCTCAATGGAGAAGAGAAACGCAGAAGTGAATGACCTGTAAGGACCAATATCAGAAATGATGTCAGGTCAGAGTGTGCGTGGTGAAGAGTCCAGGAGGAGCCATGCTTGCTACTACAGCCTGGCGATTCCGGAAAGACTAATTTTAAATACAAGCATCCTCCCTgcttatccctccctccctcctccctcccactacCTCCTGATGGCctccctctaccccacccccactcctcttccttttccctttgtaCCTATGTATGTACCTCCAGATTTGTGAATACGATTTCACTAATGTTTCCTAGATCATATACCATGTGAagacattcataaaataaacaactaaatatAAATTGTAGTATATATCATTTTTACCAAAGCCTAACTtactttctggaattttctaccAGGTAGGTGTTTGTTATTTATCACCTCCTTGTGTTTGAGAGACTTGAGCTATGTGGAAGTTACTGAGTAATGGctgaatgttttattatttatagcTTCTAGAGTTATAGTCATTATCCAGTGATTGATTGTCCTGATTACAAAATTTAGTACAGTGGTAAAACATGGTATAAAATACATCATCCAGAAAACATTAGTATTTTAATAAGGAGAGTTATTTCTCCATTTGGAGAATAGAAAATTTTCATTGATTATATTGTTTTCCATGTGACCCAGAGAACTTGGAAACTATTAAAGGAGTTTCAAGTGCAGGGTAGCAAGGGACTCTGTCAAGACTATGTGTATATAATGACTACATCCATGAGTCCTGTCAGATCTGGCCTGCTGTTCTCAAAGGAGCAAGGGGGAAGAGCCGACCAGTGTCAGGATCTCCTTGGGAAAGTGTTTTGTGGTCGCACATCCCCTTCTCATCTTAGTGATTAGACAGGGCTTGGGGGGCTCCTCCTGGACCTGAGTGAGTCTCAGAAAGTCTCCTGGGTAATTCTGCTAATCTCTGGCTGAAAAGAATCACATTTTGTTATTAGCAAATTCTTTGCCTGACTGCATACCCAGTACTGCTGTGACTTCATCACAGCCCCTATTCCTGACACTCACCCCAATTCCACACTTCTTTAACTTCATAGGAGAGAAACCATATGTTACAGTCTGCCAAAATATTATCTATGAATGCCAGGCACAATGAGTGAACAAAATATTTGAACTTTGAGCACTCAATACACACTGCCCTCTGGCAGGAAGCCAGGAGTGTGAGTCTGTACACATCCGTCAGCTTCCAAGTGGGGGTAGGAAAGGAGCCTTTATCTCTGTTGTGGCTAAAAAGGGTTTGTGCAAAACTATAAGAACTGACTTCTGCCCTACCTACACACTCCCAGATATGTGGGAATGGACTGACAATCCCACAGACAGTAGAAATGGATCTCAGAAGAGGGCACACATATATAACACTAAGCTTTAATAATGGTTTGTATGTTAGAGAAGAGTCCAATATCTGTCCATGGCTTGGGAGATGGTTCATGCACTGTGTTATCATACTGTTTATCTTAAAATGGAATTCAATTTCTCTATCCAGTATAAGAGCCAATCTTATCTGGACACCTGTCTTGCTAAACAATCTCAAGTGAAAAAACAGCTTCCAATAGAGCAGGGCTGAGGGCCGGGCATCAGCTGaacaataatgagaaaaataacatagTTTCTATTTTCCGACTCACGTTGGAAAGTCAGCTgcacaaaggagaaagtgagccacCCTGAAGTGAGAGCAACCAAGGGATGCTGGAAATACTGGTGGAGAGCATCTGAGAAGAAGGTGCTTCCATGATCTGCCTGACACCCAATTTATAAACGAATTGGCAATGTAAACAATTAGAATTATTGAGCATCTTTAAAGTTCTCTAGGAAGAGAATAAGCTTTAAATATGCTAAGGAGCAAGATTTAGAAACTGGCACTGTTACTTTGAGAAAGTCACCATTGCTTCACTGTAATGTTGACACCATTTCTCACCTCTCAACACCATTAGGAATGCATCTAGGAAATAAATGTTCTTCAGAATATCTTGTTTGGATAAGAAGTAACAAGAAGCAGATTTTAGGAACCAGTGAACCCTATAGAATTCTCTTCCTAGAAGACATCCTAGGAAGAATGATCTCTTTTgatgatatatatttaaatttactgAGTTATTTCTCACGAATAGTGACAATAGATCATCtcaagtaaaattattttcaaggttGTCATGATCatttttcctgcttctctttgtcaggacctttttttccccctgtttaCTGGAAACTTGTTTGAATATGAAGACCCTCAGCAGCTGTGTCTATGCCAGTAAGTCACTGAGAGACACAGTATTACAGTATCAAATCTCTTAAACACAGCTGAAGCATTTAAACCCAGAGAGGACTTTGTTCTCCGTGTCCCTAGTTTTCTGCTCGCCTGGGCTTCTTATTCTTATTATTGTTGAGGCGAAAGcttgagaaaagaaaatcctatctGCCCAGTGGTAAAGCCATGGTCTTTCTAGTACATTGCTCTCTTGTAAAATCTGAGCTGGAATCTGTGTGTGGTCTAAGGTGATTTCTCTCCTCGGCATGCTGGCCTGGCGATTACTTGGCCAAGTGGAAGGGCGAGTAAGATCACAAGCTATGCTGTGCTCCGCTACTTTTATAGGATTCAGGACGACTGAAAGTCTCATTCCTGGCTGGATGGTGCTTCTTCAACCTTAGGAACTATGTGAATTTGGAAAACGATTCAGAAAATACCCTGGGAAAATTTTTCCAGTGtcattactgttttattttacttatatcaTTTTCACAATTGATATAATTTTTGTCTCcactcaaagaaacaaactaaaaagttTGCCCCATTGCAGTGTTTGGGGCCTCATGGGAATAGAAAAAAGAACCATGGAAATGCAACGGGAGTTAGCTGACTTTGAAACATCCTTAAATGCAGAAGTCAAATTTAGGTAAAACCTAAAAGCTGTCTTGTCCTGTTCCGTTCCGTGGAAGCTTTGGAAACAGACCTCAATATGCACTTGCTGCTTATTCAACCCTGTTTGTGAAAACCTGGACTAATTTTCACTACAATTTTCTCTTCTAAATTGTAGAAtaagctttaattttttaaatctaaaacattCTGTCAGATATGCTAAAATAACCCTTATAAAGAAGTGCTTTTATTtacttcagttattttatttttagtgtattttaaaattaagactgctttacagaaaaaaaaatatttcttgtattTGCACAATGCTTTGGATTGACTGGGGATAGTTTCTGGTGCACATTGGACATCCTTGTGATGAAAATgaactgtggttttttttttttttgggagtcAGGAATTCTTTGAACCCATCCAAGGTCAGCAGAAGAAGCAGTCGCACATTCTCAGAAATCTGTCGGTAAAACTACATTTACAAAGACGTTAATGTGCTAGCCTGAACCCTGCACCtcatatttgctttttgtttctgtacTGTCCAACGAAGACCCTTTATTTCACAATCGACTAGCTGAAAGAGCTTTTTATTTCTACGTTGCTGGTAACACCATTTCATTCTTACCTGACATTGGTCACACAGACAGCGGACTCCAGGCCACTCTTCTCCATGGTGCTTTTCTCCATGTAAGCGTAGATGTCCCCGTGGGCAAAGGCCACCAGCCACCACATGATAGCGAAGAGCAGCCAGCTGCAGAGGAAGGACATGGTGAAGATGACCAGCGTGTGACGCCACTTCAGGTCTACCAAGGTGGTGAAGATGTCCTGCAGGAAGCGACCTTGCTCTCGGATGTTCTTGTGTGCCAGGTTGCAGGCTCCGCTCTTGGCAATGAAGCGGGCTTTGGGGAGGCGGTCGCGGATGCGCGGCTTGCGCAGGTTCTCTGCTGCGATGCGCGCCAGCACATACTCCTCCGGGATGATGCTCTTCCTGGCCAACATCTTCCTTTCACCATAGCCCGCCTATGCACCTGCGCGAACCTGTGGCTCCTTTCCTCCACACGCGTCCTCCTAGACAAGAGAAACGCTTATTAAAAACTGTCAACTTCATTTCCTCGTCTCAGGTATCTGTACAAAGGGATGCAGTTTTACACACATATTAAATTAAAGATGTGATCAATATAAAAGAGAACCCACTTTGTGTCTGAGGTCTGGGATCCCAGAAAAAACTTTTGATCAGAACCAgaggaactctctctctctctctctctctctctctctctctctctctctctctctctctctctctctctcatctcatctcatctccctGCTCACTCTTGGAAATAACCTCTATAAGCAAATCTTTAAGCATTTTCTGTATATCCAGAATTCTCTTGTGTCTCGGGATTAGTCAGGCAAGCCTGAGGACGAAAATTAAAGCCAAGTGGGTTCACCATCTACTTCCTAAACTATTTAGATAAAGTAGCAAGGATAAAAGGAAAGATGGAGGGATTCTTATTTTTAGTAGCAGCGAAGAAAACGGCTTCCTGctcattaagaaaatattaactgTAATTAAAAGATACCAAACATTGCGTTTTCGAACTTGAAAATGATTGATATTAAATTGGAAGGAGATGCGTTTTAAAGGCAGCCCAGACTCCCCGCCCCTCCCTCTGGACCTATATACTATATACCGGAAAGTAATTTGCGACGTGGGGATTAGAGACACTGCTGAGGTCTGCAGTGAATTTGCAGAGCTGGGTACACcttggttgttttgctttgggcTGGGCTTGTAGCCCGCTTCCCCTGCTCTCCCCGGGAGGCGCAATGCAACTTACAGACTCGGGGTTGCGCGCCCGGCTGCGGCTGGAGCTCCGCACAGGGCGGGTTGGTCCCTGGCTCTCGCATCCCGGGAGCAGAGGCCTCCCGAAGTGCAGATCCGGGGGATGTTGGTCCTCCAGAACTGAGTTAAGACTCTAGAAGGTGCGATCCATAGTGCACgtggggaggagggctggaggatgagggttgggtttggttttccCCCTCCTGCTGCTGGGCCACGGGGAGGGCGGGGTAGGAGCTGGGGGTAGAGGTGCTAGTGGCCTTGCTCCGCCAGCTCCTCAGCCGCCTAGCTGGGGCCAGACCTCCGAGCGAGCCGGGGAAAGTGGAGGCGGAGGCCAGTCCGGGGGAGGCAGGGAGTCGGCCAGAAGGGAGGGACCACCGGGGGAGGAGGCGCCAGCTGAGCCAGCTCGGTTCCCAGTAGCCCGGACTCCGCTGCCAGACCGGCACACACGTCTTTAAAAGGCTCGCTGCTCAGAGAACTTTCTGAGCCCAAGTTCACTGACGCAAagagattttaatttattattttttaaagtgtaacTTGAGGGGGGGGGTCACTGGGTTACTTCAGATGAAATAAAACCAGATAGAGAGAGTGTAGGTGTTTTGGGTGGGGTGAGCGTGGGATGAGGGTGGGGTCCCTGCCCGGAGCTTGTAAATCTATTCATGTTAGAATATAGAGGGGTGGGAGGGCTGAAATCCTTTCGAATAAGGATTTCACCAACAAAGACCAGTTTTCAGGCACTTAaagacacacaaaagaaacaaaaagggaaacaaaaacagagactTACAACAAAAACTCCCCAAAATGGTCtctttcaataaagaaaatttacaCCCAGCAGGACGGCTAAATCCAGCGCCACACCTGCCTTCGGGGCAGGCAGGCGCAGTCGCTGCTCCGTTTTGACTCCTGGCTGCAGGTCTCTCCCTCCAGTCTAGATAATCAGAATGATAAAACTGCTCACTTGCGCACAAGAAAGATTATACAGTAAATGTCTTTCTATAGcttttgtgtgggggggggcaaatgtgcttctcccccccccccgccggtCATCCTGTTTTTGGCGCTTGTATTAATGGAAACTTTAATTCTTGGAAATTTTACGTGTTTTCCAAGACTTGAGGGTCGGGAGTATACGAAGTGTAAACAACATGTTAATTTACTAGAAAGACCTAAAATTAGCCTTTAATGAAGGAAAATGACGAGcccccccttcccctttttccATTGTGGGTAGATCTGCTTAACCCCTTGGATGCTGGAGGGCCTGTCCTGTCAGTGAGATtctttttgcttcctttgttttctgcagTAATTCATGTTGTAGCCTCATAGCAGCCATGCATACATTTGTGCTGTGAGTTCTGCCACTGAAATACAGTTTGAAGTGCACCTTGCAGTGCAGTTTACGGTCTATTAATATATAACACCAAAAACATTAAACTCGTTTTTTCAGAAGACAGGGTTTCACGTATTCtgagttggcctcaaacttgctgtgtcgCCTATggtgaccctgaacttctgatcctcctgccataTCTTCCTTGTGCTGGGATcgcaggtgtgtgccatcatgtctggggtttgttttgttttaaagagtttGTACATGCTAGACAACCACTCCACCAACTGAACTACTGGGCTACTCCTCTCTCCTTGTGTGATTTTATTGTTCCTTTGAAACAAGAGGTTGTTGTGAAACCCAGGCAGGCTTATagcttactatatagcccagacaGGACTCAAATTCAAGGCAGTCCTCCTGACTCAacctcgtgagtgctgggattaaagaatcAAATTGTTATGCCTGGTTATTAAACATCTAGCTTGTGTTTAGATAACTAGGGGTATATAAATATGTGTCAGTGTTGATGATCTTAAGAGATAGACAGTGCTGGTAGAGATGTGATGTTGCTAAGATCTGACACAATGAAGGAGGTAAATAAGATAggaaaggaggggctggagagatgactcagcagtgaagagcactgactgctcttccagaggactagggttcaattcccaggacccacagggtagTTTACAAACTTgggcaactccagttccagggaatttaaTATCTACTTCTTACCTCTGTAGGCATCAGGCACGCACTGGgtgcaaagacatacatacagtcaaaaaacccacagaaaataAAGGCTAAAGATgctaaatgttaaataaaaaaagatacaaagcGTGCCGTGGTAATTGAGTTTGAAGCAGTGAAGACTCCGGTACTAGGGGAAGATTTGTGAATTGTTTGGTATCCAATCTAGTAGTTGAAAAACTTGATCTATTTGGAATATATTGAAAAGTAGGAGGTAAAAAAATGACATTCCATAGACAAGCAGACAGCCATGAAATGTGGGCAAGAGCCTTGGCACAGCAGAAATGAATCTAATCAACATCCAGGAAACACTGGTAAACCAGCAGGTGACAGGTGGAGTGTCATACTCCTTAGGCAGTCAGCTTCCTTAGCATGGACACAGTTGCTCATGTCAAGTGAGTATCTTCCAGGTTCTTTATAGGCACTATAAGCTATTATTTAGGAATAGTTTGCTGGTTACATTTCAATGTCAAGTTGACTGGATTTAAAACACCTAGAGGACACATCTATGGTTGTGGTTGTGAGCCAAGGAGGGGAGACTTATCTAGAGCATGGTTGGTATCTCAGCAGTTGGGAttccaaagcaaagaaagaagaaaggagaatgtgagctgagcaccagaagccaggtcctctgcttcctggccgcAGGTGCAGCGTGGGCAGCTGCCTGGAAGTCCTGTCATCTGTCTGTGATGGGCTGTGTTCCCTTCCCTAAGCCATAATCCCAAACCCCTCCCTCCACACAATGCTTCGTAGGTATTTCATCCCAGCAACATGAGAAAGAGTGAATACCGGGAGGTTTCTGAAGTTCTTACTCTCTAAAGAAATAAAGCTTGTCAGGTGCTGTCAGACACAgttgtgcgtgtgtgcgtgtgtgtgtgtgtgtgtgtgtgtgtatgagcacacgcgtgtgcgcgcgcgcgcgcgtgcgtgcatgcgtgtaaGGCTGATGTCTTTTTCAGTTGTCTGTTACTGTGATTACCAAATGGAGACTGGAGAGGCCCTGGAAAGGACTTCTGAGAGGCAGGGTGGGGCCTTTGTGTCTGATGACTTTTTGACTTGACTTGTGAGTTTTCAACTCTTAGGCATCAGGACTTAGAAAATCTTTCAGATGAGCACTCACGTCAACAGCAGGGATGACGGTTGGCCTAATTTCTTGGTGTGCTTCTTTATTCATGTCCTCATCTAAACCCCTTGGGGACATGCTGCTTTGGAATCAGCTTAATCAAACATTACATAAACTAGTAATCAAAACAGCATGTTAGAAACTCACTTTCAGAGTGTTATCATCAATCGAGAATGACAGGTTAACTCTTCACAGTTATCTGTTTTATGGAGTTCAGAAAATATTCCTTTTTgaactaggtgtgtgtgtgtgtgtgtgtgtgtgtgttatgtatacacacatataataagtatttctcttcttttaattattttgtcaAAGCGATCGATCagaattgaaaattaaaagaacttaTCTCCAACTTGTGCTTTCAACTCAAGACAGAGTGTGAGTCCAGAAAGCTGTGATGGGAGATGGTTAATGAAAGTCAATCCCTTTTATTTGCATCTAAGTGGGTAAAACAAACTCTGCTCTTTCCTatcatgcaggaaaaaaaataggttaCATATGATGAAACGTAAGTGTTTATGAACAATCAGATTGACTCAGTCAGGATGTTGGCCTTCAACTAAGAAGACTAAAATCCAGTCCCTGGAACTTGTGTGAAAAGCATAGCAGTGCTGGTGTatatgtaatcctagcactacaGTGTAAGAATCCCTGGGGTTGCTGGCCAGATAACCTAATCTACCCTAATCGGAGAGCTTCAGGCCAGTGAGTGACTGGTTCTCAAAAAACAATGTGAGCTCCACCTGAGGAAGTTATGTGAGGCAGACCTTGTACGTACGGGTACCCCCCGCCCCCGTACCCATATGGAGGTGAACAATTCAGGGAACCGAAGGCCTCCTGGGCAAGCTTTACAGAGGAAATAGCTTTTTGTACTTGAAGATTACCAACAAGAGCAGTGTAACTAACCACGGAGAGGAAAGATGAAGAAGACAGAGGTTGGCTACATCAGTGGTCCATCTGGCCCCTTCACTGACCTAGTGAGTAAGGATCGAGGGTctgactgtggctgtgacaagCACCCAGTTAGAACTGAGTCATCTTCCTTGTGTTATTTACAAGCTTAGAGTAAAATAGCCTATCTAAACTAACCCGCTCAGTGAGTGGAAAGCCGTGGAAACTCAGAGTGTCGGTTCTCATGCCCAGTGTCTCCCCACTGTGCACTCTTTCTGAGGGATGGTTTCCTATCCATGGTCCACCTGCACGAGTTGCCTGGGGAAGTGGTTTTATGCTCCTCTGAGGGTTTGCTGGGCAAAGATAGAACGCGAATAAAATCCTTGACCACAAATTAAAGTGTCTTTAATGAGAAGGCACAAATTCTCccaataagatgaaacaaaagcaTGTTATCCCAGAAAAAACGAGAAGTCTCAGACTTCCGAGAAGAGTGTTGTGGCCTGGATTCAGAATGAATGTGTCCTGCAAGAGTTTCCGCGCCCCAAACCTGGCCTCATATGTGACAGTGTGAGAGATGTgaaatactttgtgtgtgtatgtgtggtgtgtatgctgtgtgtgtacacatatatctGCAAGTGCACATGTACATGGGTATGCTTGTGAGCGGAGATCAGAAGTTAATTTCAGGTGTTGTTTCACAGACTCGATTCACCTCTTTTTTTTGAGAccggtctctcactggtctggaacacCAATTAGGCTAGACGAGCTGGCAAGCAAAGTCCGAGGATGCTTCAGTCTCAGCTTCCTCGCACCACGATTGCAGCCTGGCTTTTTATCTGGACACTGGGGCGTCTAACACAATCTGCATTGCAATTtcaccaactgagtcatctccctaggcTATGGGAGGATGGAAACTTTAAGAGGTGGGTAAGTTATGAAGATATAGCCTTCAGAAGATATTATTGTTGgccatttttcttaaaatttttatgggTGTATAGTCATTGTACAAAGAGATGGGTCTCACAATGGCATATTCTCTTGCATCTCTCATATGCCTTGACCGCACTGCCCTCTTCCTACATCCCTGTCCTCTGAGTGAGAGAGCAGGTGGTATTTGACTTCttgattctgttttatttcactCAGTATGGTgatctctagttccatccattttcttacAAGTGACACAATGCCATTCTTCATAAAAATTTATCCTactattttgcatgtgtgtgtgggctggGCACACCTGACATGGCGTGATTGTGAAAGTCGGAGGAAAACTTTGGGGTCCCTCTACcccgtgggtcctggggattgaacttgttCCATCAGGTTTAAGGACAGGTGTCCTTTCCTGCTGAACTGTCTTATCACCCTAGTTCTTCCTCTGTAGGACTGGAGAAAATTTCACCTTGTGTGTGTAGTACGTCCATCCATCTGCTGACAGACACAAGGCTGGTCTTGAGGAATAAGTTAGTTCTCAAGAGAGTGGGATGTTATGTGTGAATCATTGGCTTCATGTTGCATGTGATCTCTGGCACATGATGCTCCCTTCCATGAGGTCCTCGCCACAGATGAGGACAGGAAGTATACTTGAGTTCCTCCTTTTAGTCGCTAAACCAAATAAAGCCTAACAAACCTCCTCTCCTTATAAAGTATCACATGGTAGTGTTTTGCTACAGGAACAGAAGAAGATGGACATATTCAAAGGCAGGAGAAGTTTTGCTGCGTTCAGTGCCTAGGATGGTGCCTGCCCTGTGATATGCTCTCATTAGGTGCTCTTACTGATATGTGAGAGTTGGTTTTGACCAAGAAGTCGGAGCAAGAAGTTATTATAGGAAGAGGGGCGATATGGCACCCACATTACCTTACTTAGTACCCAGCTCTCTTCCTAATTTAAAATAAGGTATCCACATCATTATCAGAGCTGAGTGTTAATTTTGTGACCTTACCTTCAGAGTATGGTGTAGAATCAGTAGTCATATTGATGCTTGTTCAGCTCTTAAATCTGGCTGATACCAGATACTGAAAAGGAACCAACCAAAACACTATTGCTGCAACAAGAACTCAGGTTTTCTATGTCTGTTTTATTGGACTTTTCCGTGTCACCAAGAGAAAAGTGGCTCCTTCTACAGAGGAGAGAGTGTCTGGGAGCCTTTTCTACACTGAAGCTGTAAAATGCTCTTTCTGAATAAAGCTGACAACCCACATCCTCAGTGAGGAAGAGATGCTGTCAGCTGCTGGTTCAGGACCTgaagctggggagagagaggaggaagagagtgagaaagggagagagagagagagagagagagagagagagagagagagagagagagagagaNNNNNNN includes:
- the Kcnj8 gene encoding ATP-sensitive inward rectifier potassium channel 8: MLARKSIIPEEYVLARIAAENLRKPRIRDRLPKARFIAKSGACNLAHKNIREQGRFLQDIFTTLVDLKWRHTLVIFTMSFLCSWLLFAIMWWLVAFAHGDIYAYMEKSTMEKSGLESAVCVTNVRSFTSAFLFSIEVQVTIGFGGRMMTEECPLAITVLILQNIVGLIINAVMLGCIFMKTAQAHRRAETLIFSRHAVIAVRNGKLCFMFRVGDLRKSMIISASVRIQVVKKTTTPEGEVVPIHQQDIPVDNPIESNNIFLVAPLIICHVIDKRSPLYDISATDLANQDLEVIVILEGVVETTGITTQARTSYIAEEIQWGHRFVSIVTEEEGVYSVDYSKFGNTVRVAAPRCSARELDEKPSILIQTLQKSELSHQNSLRKRNSMRRNNSMRRSNSIRRNNSSLMVPKVQFMTPEGNQCPSES